Proteins from a single region of Colias croceus chromosome Z, ilColCroc2.1:
- the LOC123705017 gene encoding flotillin-1, with the protein MTWGFVTCGPNEALVVSGCCYSKPLLVPGGRAFVWPAIQRVQRISLNTMTLQVESPTVYTSQGVPISVTGIAQVKIQGQNAEMLLSACEQFLGKSEQEIQHIALVTLEGHQRAIMGSMTVEEIYKDRKIFSKKVFEVASSDLINMGITVVSYTLKDIRDEEGYLKALGMARTAEVKRDARIGEAEAQAEARIKEAMAEEQRMAARFLNDTEISKAQRDFELKKAAYDVEVQTTKAEAEMAYELQAAKTKQRIKEEQMQIAVVERSQEINVQKWEVQRREKELEATIRRPAEAEKFRLEKLAEAHRLKTVLEAEAEAEAVKVRGEAEAYAIKAKAVADAEQMAKKADAWKEYGSAAMVDMMLETLPRVAAEVAAPLSQARKVTMVSCGGGEVGAAKLTGEVLSIVQCIPELVKGVTGVDISKIKGISAA; encoded by the exons ATGACTTGGGGATTCGTAACGTGTGGCCCAAATGAGGCACTTGTAGTTTCTG GATGTTGTTACTCGAAGCCGCTCCTCGTGCCTGGGGGTCGCGCGTTCGTGTGGCCGGCTATACAGCGCGTACAGAGAATATCTCTGAACACAATGACCTTGCAAGTTGAGTCGCCCACTGTGTACACAAGCCAGGGCGTGCCCATATCGGTGACGGGCATCGCACAG GTAAAAATACAAGGTCAAAATGCAGAGATGCTTTTGTCAGCTTGTGAACAGTTCCTTGGAAAATCAGAACAGGAAATTCAGCATATAGCCCTAGTGACCCTCGAAGGTCACCAGCGAGCTATAATGGGATCCATGACGGTTGAGGAAATATATAAAgacagaaaaatattttcgaaaaag GTATTTGAGGTGGCATCCAGTGACCTCATTAATATGGGAATAACAGTTGTATCCTACACACTCAAAGATATCCGAGATGAAGAG GGGTATCTAAAAGCGTTAGGTATGGCTCGAACCGCGGAGGTGAAACGCGACGCTCGTATCGGCGAAGCGGAGGCTCAAGCTGAAGCCAGGATTAAAGAAGCAATGGCCGAGGAACAGAGGATGGCAGCCAGGTTCCTTAATGATACCGAAATATCGAAGGCACAGAGAGATTTCGAACTCAAAAAAGCAGCTTATGATGTCGAAGTTCAGACTACTAAG GCGGAAGCTGAAATGGCGTACGAGTTGCAAGCGGCGAAAACGAAACAGCGCATCAAGGAGGAGCAAATGCAGATTGCAGTTGTGGAGCGATCCCAAGAGATCAACGTACAGAAGTGGGAAGTGCAGCGGCGGGAGAAGGAGCTAGAGGCCACTATACGCAG GCCTGCAGAAGCAGAGAAGTTCAGGCTAGAAAAACTCGCCGAAGCGCACAGACTGAAGACTGTTCTTGAAGCTGAAGCCGAGGCTGAGGCAGTTAAAGTCCGTGGAGAG GCTGAAGCATACGCGATCAAGGCGAAGGCGGTGGCCGACGCGGAACAAATGGCGAAGAAGGCAGACGCGTGGAAGGAATACGGTTCCGCTGCTATGGTTGATATGATGCTTGAGACCTTACCCAGA GTGGCAGCAGAAGTAGCGGCGCCATTATCGCAAGCGCGCAAAGTGACCATGGTGTCCTGTGGCGGCGGTGAAGTGGGCGCTGCGAAGCTCACCGGCGAAGTGCTGAGCATCGTGCAGTGTATACCCGAGCTTGTGAAGGGGGTTACGGGTGTGGATATATCCAAGATCAAG GGTATCAGCGCCGCATAA